A region from the Triticum urartu cultivar G1812 chromosome 1, Tu2.1, whole genome shotgun sequence genome encodes:
- the LOC125520756 gene encoding transcription factor MYB3R-2-like, with amino-acid sequence MGMAAVKVEGRDGCAESRQHLALSSPSASEGGSYGGGHAWASPLVPSPADSGSSRRRISGPVRRAKGGWTPEEDETLRKAVTVFKGKNWKRVAEFFPDRTEVQCLHRWQKVLDPELIKGPWTQEEDDTIIQKVKEHGPTKWSVIARSLHGRIGKQCRERWHNHLDPQIRKEAWTFEEEQVLVDAHRMHGNKWAEIAKLLPGRTDNSIKNHWNSSVRKRLDEYDTGAARNVPVHVSHNDLKQPAIALPAENYIDLNEVPNISLRNHSGIVDHSDPTHSPRVCSLKNIKGCSDFLSLSMPTAQPVTSCQASAADDSAVALAIMGMKMDSGRDKDIELNFVCQKGLQINLSNEKGLEIDPVTAKPDGRESTLVKEAQSFGSLCYQIPKLEDIDLVRSPVLSRHHGSEHGVDGFQSPTGYATPSPTDGKQSDQLSVESILKSAAENFPGTPSILRRRKRDKPTPSQDTDFKIDANSDCFDTPKANCTTYSPHSFKTASFLSLGRLDDQQLPSVLGKFDVSPTYRLRSKRMAVLKTVEKHLDFSADAMDTCDMVGTLKSSCRNTESINASSDISSAHDRRINGHMIGLETLTSDFAYTTKLDAT; translated from the exons ATGGGGATGGCGGCGGTCAAGGTGGAGGGGCGGGACGGCTGCGCCGAGAGCAGGCAGCATCTGGCGCTGTCGAGCCCGTCGGCTTCGGAGGGAGGGAGCTATGGCGGCGGGCACGCGTGGGCGTCGCCGCTCGTGCCCAGCCCCGCCGATTCCGGCTCCAGCCGCAG GCGAATAAGTGGCCCTGTAAGAAGAGCTAAGGGTGGCTGGACACCTGAAGAG GATGAAACATTGCGCAAGGCAGTTACTGTTTTCAAGGGTAAAAATTGGAAGAGAGTAG CCGAGTTTTTCCCTGATAGAACAGAAGTACAATGTCTGCACAGATGGCAAAAAGTTCTTGACCCTGAACTTATAAAAGGACCTTGGACCCAAGAG GAAGATGACACCATTATCCAGAAGGTAAAGGAGCATGGACCAACAAAATGGTCCGTTATAGCGAGGTCATTGCATGGTCGTATTGGTAAACAATGCCGAGAGAG ATGGCATAATCATCTGGATCCTCAAATAAGGAAAGAAGCTTGGACTTTTGAGGAGGAGCAGGTGCTTGTTGATGCTCATCGTATGCATGGTAATAAATGGGCGGAGATTGCAAAACTCCTTCCTGGAAG GACAGATAACTCAATAAAAAACCATTGGAATAGTTCAGTGAGAAAAAGGCTAGATGAATATGATACAGGAGCTGCCCGCAATGTTCCAGTACATGTCAGTCATAATGATTTGAAACAGCCCGCGATAGCCCTGCCTGCTGAAAACTACATTGACTTGAATGAAGTGCCAAACATCAGTTTGAGAAACCATTCAGGAATAGTCGATCATTCTGATCCTACCCATAGTCCACGGGTGTGtagtttgaaaaatattaagggcTGTTCAGACTTCCTCTCTCTTTCCATGCCAACTGCTCAAccagtaacttcatgtcaggcaTCAGCAGCTGATGATTCTGCTGTTGCTTTAGCAATAATGGGGATGAAAATGGATTCTGGCCGTGACAAGGACATTGAACTGAACTTTGTTTGTCAGAAGGGTCTGCAAATCAATTTGTCGAATGAGAAGGGCCTGGAAATTGACCCCGTAACAGCTAAGCCAGATGGACGTGAATCAACCTTGGTAAAAGAGGCTCAGTCCTTTGGTTCTCTTTGTTATCAGATACCTAAGCTAGAAGATATTGACCTTGTTCGTTCCCCAGTTTTGTCAAGACATCATGGATCAGAACACGGTGTGGATGGATTTCAATCACCCACTGGCTATGCTACTCCCTCTCCAACTGATGGAAAACAATCGGATCAGCTCAGTGTGGAATCAATATTGAAAAGTGCTGCTGAAAACTTCCCAGGTACTCCTTCGATACTCAGGAGAAGAAAAAGGGATAAACCAACACCTTCTCAAGATACTGATTTTAAGATTGATGCAAACAGTGATTGTTTTGACACCCCCAAAGCGAACTGCACTACATATAGCCCACATTCATTTAAAACTGCATCATTTTTGTCCTTGGGTCGCCTTGATGACCAGCAGTTGCCTTCTGTCTTGGGGAAGTTTGATGTTTCCCCCACATATCGATTAAGGTCAAAGCGAATGGCTGTGCTGAAAACCGTTGAGAAGCATCTAGATTTTTCGGCTGATGCAATGGATACTTGTGACATGGTTGGAACTCTGAAATCTTCTTGCCGGAACACGGAGAGCATCAATGCCAGCTCAGACATTTCAAGCGCACACGATAGGAGGATTAATGGGCATATGATTGGGTTGGAGACTCTAACCAGTGACTTTGCATACACAACAAAGTTAGATGCAACCTAG